The sequence below is a genomic window from Chloroflexota bacterium.
GCCCGCCGGTTTGTTGATCACCAGCAGGTTCTCGTCCTCGTACAGGATATCCAGCGGGATAGGCTCGGGTTGGATCTCCGTGGGCTGGGGAGGCGGAACGTGCACCACGACCTCGTCCCCCGGCTCGAGCCTGTAGCTGGCCTTGAGGCAGGCCCCGTTCACCGTGACCCGCTCCTCCTTGATCCAGCGTTGGATCTCCGCCCGGGAGCGATCCGGCAGCGCCTCCGCCAGCCATCGATCCAGGCGTTGGCCTCCTTGTGTGACAGTGAAGGTCAGAGTCTGCTCTTGAGCGCTCATGGCCCGGATTGTATCACAAGAGGGGATCGGAGGCTATCAGCGCGTCCGGGATACCGCCGCCTGCAATGTGCTCATGATCTTCATCGTCTCCGCGTTGGAGGGGAGGAAGAAGGCGTTATCGTCCGTGACCAGGGGGCCCTCTCCGACGTATTCGGCCAGTTCGTCCTCGTCCATGGCGAGATACCCCCGGATCACGTCCGGAGGACCGAGGTCTTCCAGTACGGTCGGATCGTCAGCCGCGCGGGCCAGTACCTCCGCCAGCCTCTCCTCCGTCAGCCGCTCCGGCGTCGCTACCAGGAAGGTGTGGCTGCCCCCGGTGTACCACAGGGTCGTGTGCGGGAACACGCTGCGGCAGGTGCGGATGATCGCCTTGTAGTCCGCCTCGGACAGGCTGTGGAAGGGCAGCCATTGCATGAACACGCCATCAGGGGCCAGACGCTGCTTCACCGTCTGGTAGAACTCGCGCGTGAACAGGGCCCAGCTGCTGGCGTTGGACGGGTGTGTGGCGTCCGTGGAGATGATGTCGTATCGCTCGTCCGTTTGCAGGAGATAGTTCCGCGCGTCCTCCACCCGCAGATGTAGCCGCGGGCTCCTCAGGACGTTGTAGTTCTCCTCCCAATAGATGGCGGCGGCCTCGATCATCTCCGGGGAGAGGTCGATGGCCTCGATCACCGGGATGCGATGCGTGTCCAGGGACCCGGTGGCGATCCCGTTCCCGAAGCTGAGCACCAGCGCGTTGCGGGCGTCCGGCCGCAGCAGCGGCGGCAGGTGGCCCAACAGCCGAAAGGCGCGCATGCTGACCTCGTCGGTGGGCACCTCAATGCGGCCGTTCACAAAGGAGACCTTGAAGTTCTTCTCGGGCACATCGAACACGGCCACCGTGGTCTCCACGCCCTCCTTGTAGAAGACCAGATACTCCGAGGGCCCCTCGCGGAATCCCAAATAGAGCCCGGGGGGCATGATGAGCGCGGCCAGGATGGCCAGCCCCAGCGCGGGGATGGGCGCCCAGCGCAGCGCCGGCCGCTCACGGCTCGCCAGCCAGATGGCCCCGGCCCCGACCAGCAGGTTCACGGCCGAGAGGGCCAGCGCGCTGTCACGCAGCCCCAACAGCGGGATCAGCACGAAGCCGGTGATCAGGGACCCGGCGATCGCCCCCACGGTGTTCAGGGCGTTGATCAGCCCCACGCGCAGCCCGACCCTCTCCGCCCGCTCCCGGGTGTAAATGCTGCCCACGACGGGGAACACGGCGCCGATGAGGACCGTGGGAGGGAACAGCGTGATGAACGCCAGGAGCATCTCGTAGAGGATCTCCTTGGGGAT
It includes:
- a CDS encoding spermine synthase; this translates as MRRVYLLILFFLSGVSGLIYEIVWVRQASLTFGVSVYAYSTILAAYMGGMALGSYLLGRRIDEISRPLRAYAILEIGIALLAGISPFVLTELNGLYAAITRATHPSLPLLTLLRLSLSIVVLAPPTILIGATLPAMSRIYATRPGRIGGDVGWLYAANTVGAMLGCLLTGISFIRFLGVLGTVLLGVTINLLVAIGALWLDRTWSPTPVPQETPAPRRSRSRRRRPSEPQSRPLSERAMRYVVIGYGLSGLVALGYEVVWARILSIHTLHAIYSFSLMLTVFLGGLAVGGALGARWVRRRPATLTTFGWLQIGIGLLAIAALFIFAKLPALTLEGVFGGYSIPKEILYEMLLAFITLFPPTVLIGAVFPVVGSIYTRERAERVGLRVGLINALNTVGAIAGSLITGFVLIPLLGLRDSALALSAVNLLVGAGAIWLASRERPALRWAPIPALGLAILAALIMPPGLYLGFREGPSEYLVFYKEGVETTVAVFDVPEKNFKVSFVNGRIEVPTDEVSMRAFRLLGHLPPLLRPDARNALVLSFGNGIATGSLDTHRIPVIEAIDLSPEMIEAAAIYWEENYNVLRSPRLHLRVEDARNYLLQTDERYDIISTDATHPSNASSWALFTREFYQTVKQRLAPDGVFMQWLPFHSLSEADYKAIIRTCRSVFPHTTLWYTGGSHTFLVATPERLTEERLAEVLARAADDPTVLEDLGPPDVIRGYLAMDEDELAEYVGEGPLVTDDNAFFLPSNAETMKIMSTLQAAVSRTR